In Methanoregula formicica SMSP, the DNA window CTGCCGGCAGTATGTGGGATCCCAGTTGTTGCTCTCTGCTGAGAGGATGCAGGCCGACTGGGTACTCCAGACATTGGGTCGGGGGTCGTTCTGAGCATAATACGTCTCCCCGCAATAGGTGTCCATCAGGCCAAACACCGTATGGCCGGCTTCGTGCATAAAAACCGGCGCGTTATTTGCCGGGCTCTTGAACCATGATTGTGTCCCCGGTCCCATAGTACTGGAACAGCCGTTGGGTTCGCAGGGTGGCCCGGTATACTTACCGGTGTATTGCGGATAGATGATAACGGCGACATCGGTAAAGGGTGCATCTTTCCAGAAATCTTCGGGAAGTTTTCCGGCACATCCGCTGAAAGCATCGGCATAATCGCCAGGATCCGAGTAATAATAAAAATTGAACCGGTCCGGGGTGTCCCCAGGGAGGCACGACTGATTCCGTGTCAGTGAATTTAAGGCCCGCAGTTTTTCAATAAGGCCATTTACATCGTTTCGGAAATTGTCCTCATTTGCGGTATAATAATCCGTAGAAATCTTCTGTTTCTTCGTGCAGTCGTACTGTGTTTTGGATGGCACAAAAACAACATCCATCCGGTCCTCTACCGCCCCCGTCTCCCCGACAGGGATGATCTTCGAGGGGTACATCAGGATATAAGCGCCCTCATCCTGCGGTATCCTGATGATACTCGTGTTTTCCCTATATCCCCTCCCTACCGCCCGCACGGTATGTTCTCCCGGGGGCAGCGATAAAACCACAATTCTCCCTTCTTTCCCGGCAGTAACTCCTCGGAATTCCCCGTCAAGGTACACCCGGATACCCGCAATGCCCGTCCCTGTATTGCTGTCCCTGCAGGTGACCGGAATACCGTACGTATGCCTATCATCCGGTGACGGTTGTCTTGATGAGGAATCCGGAGAAGTGGCAATGACCGGGACTGCGACGAGACCCAGAAGGATCGCTAGGGTCAGGAAGATCCGCCAGGTGATCCTACAGGTTTTGTCGGTGATCATTGCATGGATCAGGGATTGTGCCATACCATGACTCATGATACGATCTTCATCGTGTTTTCCCGGCATGTAATCCGGTGTTCGTAGATCTCCCCTCCATCCGGCTCCCGCATTCATGGAGGGGTTGTTATTTTACCCGGCATATAATCCTGTGGGTCAGTCACGGGAATGACATATGGTTATTTAAAATCATCAGAAAAAAGGGAATAGTTGCTGGATTCTTACATCAGTCTTTGACGATCAGGATGCCGAAGATGGCGAGCATCAGGCCGAAGAGCAGCACGACGATGCCGGCCAGCCCCTTGATCACGTAGATAACTTCAGGCAGGAATACCCAGATTCCATACACGCCAATAGCACACAGGATGATCCCGATGATCAGTGCAATGACTCCAACTTTGTCCATGATTATTCCTCACATCACGTTTTTTCCGTGATGATATAAGCCTGTTGTATCAGTTCCTTGCCTGGTGTCCCCAACTTTTACCCAGCGTCTTCCACGGGTAGGGCAGGAGTGCCATCAGGATCACTGCCCCGATGATCGGCAGCGGGATGGTCCCGATCGCTGCTGCAAGCGAATAGGTGTCAGCGATCATACCGTTGACGGCAACGCCAAGGCCTCCAAAGCCGATGGCAAGACCGAGCATTACGCCGGAAGCAAGGCCGACGTTGCCGGGCAGGAGCTCATGGGACATGGCTACGGCCACCGCAAAAGTCGACCACAGGCAGAACCCGAAGCAGAGGAGGATGACAAGCTGCAGGATGCCTGATGTGGCAAAGAAGAGGTAGAAGAGCGGCACCGCTCCTGCAAGGGCAAAGACCATGAACTCCTTTCTCCCGACCCGGTCAGAGATGTGTCCCCCGGCAACCTGCCCGGCAACACCGGTCAGGAGCATCAGGGTCAGGGCTGTGCTTGCCATCACAAGGCTGTATCCCTGAGAAACGAGATACATCGGCAGGTAGGTGATAGCCGCAAAAACCGCCCATGCCCGGAGGATAGACGCGATCATCAGGATGACAAACGGCCATTTCGATGGCACGTCGACAACCTCATGAAGGGGGGTGGCATGGGCTTCGCGTACCGCGGCCATCCCCCCGGCAGGAGGCGCCGGAGGACAATGAGCATGACAAGGGCGGGGATGATGAGGAGCACCAGCCCGGGCAGCCCCAGCCACCAGACCAAGATACCGGCCAGTACTGGACCGATGGCATAGCCGAGATTTCCCCCGACCACGAAGTAGGAGGTGATCCTGCCCCGGTTTTCTGCAGAACACAGTCGGCTGACGAGACTTAATGCGGTTGGGTGGAAGCACGCATGGCCCAGGGCAGCGAGGACCGCAAAGGCCATCACCAGGTAATAGTCGTGCACGACTCCCATGAGGGCAACAAAAATAGCGCTGATGAAGAGGCTGATACTCACGCTGATGGTCAGGCCGCGCTTGTCGGAGAGCCAGCCAACGACCGGCTGGGTGAACGATGACGTGACGTTGTAGGCCGTCACGAGCAGCCCGGCAGTGAGGTAGGAGTAACCGTTCTGGGCGATCAGGAGCGGCAGGATCGCGGGGAGCACCGGCATGTAGATGTCGGTGATCATGTGGGCAGCGGCAAGTCCTGTGATGGTGTTCTTCACGCTGTGGGGTTGGGTTACACAGTCCGTTTCAGCCGTAAGATCTCGACCTCGATCTCCTGCACGTCTTTTGTGTGGAAGGCAAAGGTGCGTTTGATGGGAAACGCTCCGCCGATCATCTCGGTGACCTCTGCCCGTTGTGCAGTATATGCTTCAACAAATGGGATTGACCCTGCATTAAAGATGCTGTAGGTAACATCTGCAACCGATAAAGCGCAGTCGATGAACGGCCGGTCCGCGTGGGCCTTCTGGGCACCGAACGGCGGGTTCATGACAACCGTATCGCAGGTGCCGATCCGTCCCTCGCAACCCCCCTCCCGCAGGTCAGCTGGGAGGAACGTGACTTCAGCATCGAGGAGCCGGGCGTTCTCTTGTGCAACGACAAGGGCTCGCTCGTCAATATCCACTCCCGTAACAGATTCGGCCCCGAGCAGGGCGGCCCCGATGGCGAGCATCCCGGTACCGCACCCAAGGTCAACGACCTGTTTCCCCTCAATATCCCCCTTCATCAGGGCGTGGTAGAGGAGCCGGGCAGCAAGGGGTGCCGGTGTCTGGTACTGTTCGAACGCAGCCTTCGGGCGGGGGAAGCCGGAAAGGCGCTGGAGTGCCATTTCGAGCTGTTTGAGCTTCATGGGATCTCGTCGACGGTGTAGTCGTCCCATCTCCGTTTCCCACAGACGATTTCAAACTCCTGCGGGGAGAGGACGGGGACCGGGAACCGTACCTGGTCGTCGTAGGCAAGCCGGGGACAGGCCGTGTTCACGTAACAGCCAAAGCCGAGGTTCGTGAGCTCGTCCGGGCTCACCTCCTGCATCGTGACGATGACGGCACCGGGCGAGAGGGCAGCAAGCCCCTCTGCAAGCTCTTTCCTTGCCTGCCCGGACTTGGTGCTGAGGATGATTGCGGTGTTTTTTGCCGCCTTTGCTTTCTCGATGATGGCAAACCGCCGGCGGAGCAGGGTCTCGCCGCTCACTTCCGAACAGATCCCCGAGAGCGGGTCGAGAGCTACGACCCGTTTCTTTGTCGAGAGTGCAATCCCGATGGGGTGGAAGAGGCCGGTGCCCACGTAGAGGATCTCATCCGCCCCCGCGTCTTTTGCAGCGGAGAACGAACAGCCGAGCACCTGGCCCCGGCAGGGGGTCCTTCCCTTTCCCTCCGCAACCCGGGTATCGATACCCCGCGAACGGAGAAACTCCTCCATGGCCGGGACAAGGTGGACGTGCTGGACGGTGGTGACAAGGCTGACGGTCTTTTCCTTCAGGAGCGGGAGGGCTTTTTCGAGGATCGTGACATCAAAGTCAACAGAATACGGGATGAAGATGACCCGGTCCCGGTTATCGACCGGGGTGTGCCCGACATGGACGAGCACGTCAGCATCCGCAAGGGTATCGAGTGCAAGGTCGCAGGCACCGTAACACGGGTCGCCGCTGACCATGACATCGAACCCGGCCTCCCTGAGCCCTGCTGCGTACCTCGCAGCCTTCCGTTTCAGCCCTTCCGGGAACTGGAGGGCAACCCGGCGGGCCCCCCTCGTCTTCAGTTCCTGAATGAGTTCAGATATACCGCTGGACAACATGGACCCGCTCGTCCACCTCAATCTTCACGAGGGACTTGTAGGGCCGGCCGATATTGGGATCGCCCCGCTGGATCGCGATGCAGACATCCACGACTTCGGCGCCCGCAATCTCCAGGGCCTTTAAGAGAGCTTTCATCGTGCCGCCCGTGCTCACGACATCGTCAATGATGACAACGCGGTCTCCCTTGTACACGCCATTCAGGTACAGTTCGCCCTTTGAATAGCCGGTAGTCTGGTGGACCGGGACCTCGTGCGGGAGGTTGTACACCCGCTTCCGCATCACTGTCATCGGGATGTCAGTCATGGTGGAGAGGACGGACCCGATGTGGATGCCCATAGCCTCGACGACAACGATCTTGTCCACGTTGTTTAAGTCCATCACCTTGACCATGGCCGCAGCCACGTCGCGGAGCAGGGCGGGATCGACAATCGGTACGCCATCGGTGATCGGGTGGATGAAGTAGTTGTACTCCCCGCGTTTCACCATGGGGCAGGTCTCAAGGGATTCAACGAGTCTGTCAAGCATAGTCTTCACCGTTTTTTCTGTTCCTGCATGGCACGGAGGAACGCCTCGACCCTGCCGGCGTGTACGTGCGGCATGCAGACGATCCGGAGGTGGTTCTTCCGGGTCCACGAGACACGCCACGGGGCCGGGATTGCCTCCTTTGCACAGGTAAATGTCGCGACATTGAGGTCAGGGGTTGCTGCCCGCTGGTACCCGAGGGTCTCCATTCCCGCAATGAGCCGCTCCGTGTTCTTCATGCACCCGGCGACAACCGCTCTCATACCTTCCATTCCAAGATAATCGAGGACGGCGAGCGCCCCGGCCACCGGCGCCCCGGGCCGTGTGCCGGCAAGGGTGTATTCCTGCTTCACGGTGAGATAGGGTGTGTCGATATTCAGCGAGTTCAACAGGTCGGGGTCCCTCGTCAGGATGCAACCGCAGGGGATGGTGCTCATGCCCATCTTGTGCGGGTCAACCGCGATGGTCGTAACTCCTCCGACAGCGAAGTCAAACGGCGATGGCCGGTCCAGGAACGGGATGACCATGCCGCCAAAGGCAGCGTCCACGTGGAAGAAGAGGTCGTGCTGCACAGCGATCTTCCCCAGTGCGGGGATGGGATCGACCATCCCGTACTCCGTGGTCCCGGCAATCCCGACCAGGCAGAT includes these proteins:
- a CDS encoding peptidase associated/transthyretin-like domain-containing protein, with translation MAQSLIHAMITDKTCRITWRIFLTLAILLGLVAVPVIATSPDSSSRQPSPDDRHTYGIPVTCRDSNTGTGIAGIRVYLDGEFRGVTAGKEGRIVVLSLPPGEHTVRAVGRGYRENTSIIRIPQDEGAYILMYPSKIIPVGETGAVEDRMDVVFVPSKTQYDCTKKQKISTDYYTANEDNFRNDVNGLIEKLRALNSLTRNQSCLPGDTPDRFNFYYYSDPGDYADAFSGCAGKLPEDFWKDAPFTDVAVIIYPQYTGKYTGPPCEPNGCSSTMGPGTQSWFKSPANNAPVFMHEAGHTVFGLMDTYCGETYYAQNDPRPNVWSTQSACILSAESNNWDPTYCRQILLKASNGTIICQKEFWRYDPDPDMMSYSLFTGKFGNATTLHIHHMLDNINRWNL
- a CDS encoding MFS transporter, whose product is MAAVREAHATPLHEVVDVPSKWPFVILMIASILRAWAVFAAITYLPMYLVSQGYSLVMASTALTLMLLTGVAGQVAGGHISDRVGRKEFMVFALAGAVPLFYLFFATSGILQLVILLCFGFCLWSTFAVAVAMSHELLPGNVGLASGVMLGLAIGFGGLGVAVNGMIADTYSLAAAIGTIPLPIIGAVILMALLPYPWKTLGKSWGHQARN
- a CDS encoding MFS transporter translates to MKNTITGLAAAHMITDIYMPVLPAILPLLIAQNGYSYLTAGLLVTAYNVTSSFTQPVVGWLSDKRGLTISVSISLFISAIFVALMGVVHDYYLVMAFAVLAALGHACFHPTALSLVSRLCSAENRGRITSYFVVGGNLGYAIGPVLAGILVWWLGLPGLVLLIIPALVMLIVLRRLLPGGWPRYAKPMPPPFMRLSTCHRNGRLSS
- a CDS encoding METTL5 family protein — translated: MKLKQLEMALQRLSGFPRPKAAFEQYQTPAPLAARLLYHALMKGDIEGKQVVDLGCGTGMLAIGAALLGAESVTGVDIDERALVVAQENARLLDAEVTFLPADLREGGCEGRIGTCDTVVMNPPFGAQKAHADRPFIDCALSVADVTYSIFNAGSIPFVEAYTAQRAEVTEMIGGAFPIKRTFAFHTKDVQEIEVEILRLKRTV
- the dph2 gene encoding diphthamide biosynthesis enzyme Dph2, translating into MLSSGISELIQELKTRGARRVALQFPEGLKRKAARYAAGLREAGFDVMVSGDPCYGACDLALDTLADADVLVHVGHTPVDNRDRVIFIPYSVDFDVTILEKALPLLKEKTVSLVTTVQHVHLVPAMEEFLRSRGIDTRVAEGKGRTPCRGQVLGCSFSAAKDAGADEILYVGTGLFHPIGIALSTKKRVVALDPLSGICSEVSGETLLRRRFAIIEKAKAAKNTAIILSTKSGQARKELAEGLAALSPGAVIVTMQEVSPDELTNLGFGCYVNTACPRLAYDDQVRFPVPVLSPQEFEIVCGKRRWDDYTVDEIP
- the hpt gene encoding hypoxanthine/guanine phosphoribosyltransferase, producing MLDRLVESLETCPMVKRGEYNYFIHPITDGVPIVDPALLRDVAAAMVKVMDLNNVDKIVVVEAMGIHIGSVLSTMTDIPMTVMRKRVYNLPHEVPVHQTTGYSKGELYLNGVYKGDRVVIIDDVVSTGGTMKALLKALEIAGAEVVDVCIAIQRGDPNIGRPYKSLVKIEVDERVHVVQRYI
- the mfnA gene encoding tyrosine decarboxylase MfnA, coding for MLNKGQSEEELFAFLAQKRQEDLDHDFILSSMCTIPHSVAVRAHCLFMETNLGDPGLFPGSFSLEKLLVQRFGTLFHCKNAGGYATSGGTESNIQALRLAKAQCSGIVAPNVVVPESAHFSFKKACDMLGLEARPVPLGSDFRMDADAAAGLIDKNTICLVGIAGTTEYGMVDPIPALGKIAVQHDLFFHVDAAFGGMVIPFLDRPSPFDFAVGGVTTIAVDPHKMGMSTIPCGCILTRDPDLLNSLNIDTPYLTVKQEYTLAGTRPGAPVAGALAVLDYLGMEGMRAVVAGCMKNTERLIAGMETLGYQRAATPDLNVATFTCAKEAIPAPWRVSWTRKNHLRIVCMPHVHAGRVEAFLRAMQEQKKR